A window of Syngnathoides biaculeatus isolate LvHL_M chromosome 9, ASM1980259v1, whole genome shotgun sequence contains these coding sequences:
- the tk1 gene encoding LOW QUALITY PROTEIN: thymidine kinase, cytosolic (The sequence of the model RefSeq protein was modified relative to this genomic sequence to represent the inferred CDS: inserted 1 base in 1 codon) produces the protein MAQWSVICSERESTLQNLSNDWYGCRLINSCASLYHCSFQTLAYCEEMANLGKTVIVAALDGTFQRKPFGTILNLVSLVGNVVKLHTVSMQCYKEVAYTKKIGVEKVVELISGPDKYQAVCPKCYYGGVIATKENQPLLRDQTQHALNGKXVDSGIPRKPFCSLHLSNDCSSMEAHN, from the exons atggcgcagtggagTGTAATATGCTCTGAACGTGAGTCAACTTTACAGAATCTGTCCAATGACTGGTATGGTTGTCGACTAATAAACTCATGTGCCTCGTTGTATCACTGCAGTTTCCAGACACTGGCGTATTGTGAGGAGATGGCCAATTTGGGCAAGACTGTTATTGTCGCTGCCTTGGACGGGACCTTCCAGAGAAAG CCCTTCGGAACCATTCTGAATCTTGTCTCTCTTGTGGGAAACGTGGTGAAGCTTCACACCGTCAGCATGCAGTGTTACAAAGAAGTCGCCTATACAAAGAAGATTGGAGTGGAGAAGGTG GTGGAATTGATCAGTGGACCGGATAAATATCAAGCAGTTTGTCCAAAGTGTTATTATGGCGGTGTGATAGCGACCAAAGAAAACCAACCTCTCCTCAGGGACCAGACTCAACATGCACTCAATGGAA TGGTGGACTCTGGAATTCCCAGGAAACCTTTCTGTTCCCTCCACCTCTCAAACGATTGCTCAAGTATGGAGGCCCACAATTga